A single genomic interval of Lucilia cuprina isolate Lc7/37 chromosome 2, ASM2204524v1, whole genome shotgun sequence harbors:
- the LOC111680686 gene encoding uncharacterized protein LOC111680686 isoform X2 — MFETIPKIRIFINFLLTLEICLGLAIITVTWFYQKLLAAFLTDSEDVILTSKFFNAYILGFQLFASFLCALSMWSSLWPRRYTENIQLLLGVWLVYCFLIVACGAATIWSLLGSTGTLSKETEYILLKGIDNYYLNPEWKFLWDKLQYSKECCGVYNYTDWMQASWMSENIREYREAMFDIHIMPEYDMCTTTECSPDYFDNDNSDQLGNQLEYPNTAPSYGTKNQMQQILAPYACCKHNSSSCYVNYMPHLKRSSSDGNHLPHLNLTDINTKGCFALFTRQLSNIMNLLFILILVAVVIDILICCLTKYLMATNYLRSYREFNNDLCMFDDEGNALVVIKCPPKVKCITLEEPNTFSGSDIPNIVSSTEACPCCNNSKENVVDPDGRLKPKTKNNSYFVH; from the exons TCTAGCGATTATAACGGTAACTTGGTTTTATCAAAAACTTTTGGCGGCATTTCTAACGGATTCAGAAGACGTAATATTAACATCAAAGTTCTTTAATGCCTACATTTTGGGCTTTCAGTTGTTTGCCTCATTTTTGTGTGCTCTCTCGATGTGGAGCAGTTTATGGCCTCGACGTTATACGGAAAATATACAACTTTTATTAGGTGTTTGGttggtttattgttttttaattgtggCTTGTGGTGCCGCCACAATTTGGTCATTGCTTGGCAGTACTGGTACTCTTTCGAAAGAAACAGAATACATATTGCTAAAGGGTatagataattattatttaaatcctGAGTGGAAATTTCTTTGGGATAAATTGCAATACTCTAAGGAATGTTGTGGTGTTTATAACTATACCGATTGGATGCAGGCTTCTTGGATGTCGGAAAATATACGGGAATATCGTGAGGCAATGTTTGATATTCACATCATGCCCGAATATGATATGTGTACTACCACAGAATGTTCTCCTGATTACTTTGATAATGATAACAGTGATCAATTAGGGAATCAACTGGAATATCCAAATACAGCACCTTCATATGGCACTAAAAACCAAAT gCAGCAAATATTGGCTCCCTATGCTTGCTGTAAGCACAACAGTTCATCCTGTTATGTCAACTATATGCCACATTTGAAAAGATCTTCTAGTGATGGTAACCATTTGccacatttaaatttaacagaTATTAATACGAAAGGATGTTTTGCACTATTCACCCGTCAGCTTTCAAATATAatgaatttactttttattctcATATTGGTGGCAGTTGTTATAGAT attttaatatgTTGTCTCACAAAATATCTAATGGCTACCAACTATTTGAGAAGCTATCGGGAGTTTAATAACGATTTATGTATGTTCGATGATGAGGGAAATGCTTTAGTGGTTATAAAATGTCCTCCAAAGGTGAAGTGCATAACATTAGAGGAACCCAATACTTTTTCAGGATCCGATATACCTAATATAGTATCAAGTACGGAGGCTTGTCCATGTTGTAATAATAGCAAGGAAAATGTTGTGGATCCGGATGGTCGCTTAAAGCCCAAAACGAAAAATAACTCTTATTTTGTACACTAG
- the LOC111680686 gene encoding uncharacterized protein LOC111680686 isoform X1, producing MFETIPKIRIFINFLLTLEICLGLAIITVTWFYQKLLAAFLTDSEDVILTSKFFNAYILGFQLFASFLCALSMWSSLWPRRYTENIQLLLGVWLVYCFLIVACGAATIWSLLGSTGTLSKETEYILLKGIDNYYLNPEWKFLWDKLQYSKECCGVYNYTDWMQASWMSENIREYREAMFDIHIMPEYDMCTTTECSPDYFDNDNSDQLGNQLEYPNTAPSYGTKNQMYGQQILAPYACCKHNSSSCYVNYMPHLKRSSSDGNHLPHLNLTDINTKGCFALFTRQLSNIMNLLFILILVAVVIDILICCLTKYLMATNYLRSYREFNNDLCMFDDEGNALVVIKCPPKVKCITLEEPNTFSGSDIPNIVSSTEACPCCNNSKENVVDPDGRLKPKTKNNSYFVH from the exons TCTAGCGATTATAACGGTAACTTGGTTTTATCAAAAACTTTTGGCGGCATTTCTAACGGATTCAGAAGACGTAATATTAACATCAAAGTTCTTTAATGCCTACATTTTGGGCTTTCAGTTGTTTGCCTCATTTTTGTGTGCTCTCTCGATGTGGAGCAGTTTATGGCCTCGACGTTATACGGAAAATATACAACTTTTATTAGGTGTTTGGttggtttattgttttttaattgtggCTTGTGGTGCCGCCACAATTTGGTCATTGCTTGGCAGTACTGGTACTCTTTCGAAAGAAACAGAATACATATTGCTAAAGGGTatagataattattatttaaatcctGAGTGGAAATTTCTTTGGGATAAATTGCAATACTCTAAGGAATGTTGTGGTGTTTATAACTATACCGATTGGATGCAGGCTTCTTGGATGTCGGAAAATATACGGGAATATCGTGAGGCAATGTTTGATATTCACATCATGCCCGAATATGATATGTGTACTACCACAGAATGTTCTCCTGATTACTTTGATAATGATAACAGTGATCAATTAGGGAATCAACTGGAATATCCAAATACAGCACCTTCATATGGCACTAAAAACCAAATGTATGG gCAGCAAATATTGGCTCCCTATGCTTGCTGTAAGCACAACAGTTCATCCTGTTATGTCAACTATATGCCACATTTGAAAAGATCTTCTAGTGATGGTAACCATTTGccacatttaaatttaacagaTATTAATACGAAAGGATGTTTTGCACTATTCACCCGTCAGCTTTCAAATATAatgaatttactttttattctcATATTGGTGGCAGTTGTTATAGAT attttaatatgTTGTCTCACAAAATATCTAATGGCTACCAACTATTTGAGAAGCTATCGGGAGTTTAATAACGATTTATGTATGTTCGATGATGAGGGAAATGCTTTAGTGGTTATAAAATGTCCTCCAAAGGTGAAGTGCATAACATTAGAGGAACCCAATACTTTTTCAGGATCCGATATACCTAATATAGTATCAAGTACGGAGGCTTGTCCATGTTGTAATAATAGCAAGGAAAATGTTGTGGATCCGGATGGTCGCTTAAAGCCCAAAACGAAAAATAACTCTTATTTTGTACACTAG